The DNA sequence TGCTTAGAACAGCAGGCTTGCTCAATTTAAAGGAGAGATCAACAATGCCATGGAACATGGTAGTTACTTTCTCTTAACGTAAGTCCCTGGTCGAGCAACGCCACTTGCAACCATGGTCGGGCAATTTGTCCACTTTTTGCTTGGGGAAATTGACTTCTTCTTGCGTGGCTTCCTTGCGGGAGTGTGATTCTGGGACTCAACGCTGACTTCATCTGCACTTTGTGATGTGTCATCCTTTGCAATCTTTTTCACCTTTCGGCCACGCCTGGGTTTATCGTCATTCTCTTTTGCCGAGTTATTGGAGTCTTTGCTGGTGTTAAGTACTCTCTTTTCTGTAGCTTTCTTTTTCTTGACAGGGGTATCACTGTCAAACACAAAGCCTCGGTTATCCTTCACTTTCAGTGCTTTTAATTCCGTAGAGAAGAGATCTCTGATTAGATCATAGTTCGGTTCTTCGTAGTGTGTCATTATCGAGACAAGATTGAAGTATTGTACTAtcactaaaaaagaaaagagagaaaaaaggaaatcgtTAGTAGATGtgtagaacaaaaataaaataattttgacggaggagggagggggacaACTTAAGCACTGCATGAGTTTGAAATATGAATGCCTGGTTCTTCTTTTTTGATTACACTCAGATGTCAATCACAAAAAGCAGTGAAAACTAGGCTTTGGTGCCCACAAAAAAAACTGCTAATTAtaacatttaaattaaaagggaccaaaaaggtatttttcaatgacGTAGTAATTTTGACACAGGCGAGTATTTTGTCAGTTTCAATGACAAGTAACAATTATTACTTAGCATACTGGATTGTCTTGAGTCAATTTTCTTAATGATTACAAATAAGCCTATGATATTctgaaaaaaggaatttttataGGATCCTTTGAGTTGAATGATCCTTTAGTTCTGAACTTTTTTGGAGAGCAAATGAGGAGGAGAGAGCTAACGAAAGTTGACAATAATGTTTTCAACCCTCGGTTTTTGACTCTCATAATAAATGACTCAGAAGCATGTAAAAAGGGCGTCAGTCCATTTTCAATGTAatttattttcgaatttttgaactCTCCGTCCTTGCCGTATTACCGGAGAAAGCAGTGGTAGTCCGCTTCTTGGAATGCAAGGGACAGACACACAGTAATACATGatgtcaaaaatgcaaaaaaaaaaaaaaaaaaaaaaaaaaatctgaaaaattatacTTCTGTCCTTTTTGGAAAGGCTGattccaataaaaatgaaagtaaaaaaccTTCCACGCTTAAACTAAAGATCTGGAATACTATGAAGATGGTCTAAAATGAGTATTGATGGTAAATCTTGTCTCTACTGCTGCGGCTGGATTTCTTTTCCCAGGACAAAACATACAAAGACTTTGTGTTTCGATGTACCTTATCACTCTGTTCAATAATACCTTTAGTTGAGGTTTAAATGCGAGAGCAAAAGTCTCACTATCAGGCAGCGCagttgagtccctttatagtgCCAGCACTCCCATGTGAACTCTCCATTTGCACTATTGGTGCCTGGTCAAGTTTAAGAAACTATCACCTTATAAAGCCATACCCAAAACTTGGAATAATGATACAAGTACAAAACGATTTAAgatgaaattcttgaaaaatacttACCATCAGGCACATTAGGCAGGTTTTTTAAGGACTCGGGTATCTCATCCATGAATTTGTTTTTAGCCGCGTGAACAGCAGGTTTTGCTTTAATATTTACCCATGGGAGTGGATTGCCTAGCCACTCCAGAATGTTATACccaagcatttcaaaatcacccCTTCGACTGGCAACTGCAAAATTACAAGATTAAAAATCAgtcaaaagaaaatgagaaaatgagacTACATACAAAGATGCGATTCTATGAGCACCTCCTAAggtaaaaaattacatgttAAACATTCTACTTCCAGCCGTATAAAAACTTCATAAACTAAGAGTACCTGGTACACAGTTGGTAGGGATATTAATTTCTTTGATAAATAAAATCTCAGCTCCTGACAGATTAGACTCACTAGCATTAAAATCAAGAgagaaaaacattaatttcatggaatgagaggaggaaaacTAGAAATAAATGTTGTGTTTGattcaagaatctaatgttATACCAACTGGACCAATTTCAACAGGAACACACCAAGTTGCACCAAAtttgaactgagaaaaatagattaaaaaccTCATTCTCCTACATTACTCAGAGCTGGGGTCAAAGCTTTACGGCTCTATTTatgcttaaaatattttttctcgattttgaaatttaaggaGAAGAGAATTTACAactagttgaattcaaaactactcttgactcacttttttctaaaatgcaaCTTGGTACGTTACTGTTAAGCTCGAATTAAATACGATAGTTTTCTGTGACTtctcttgtttttatttcttagaagtattgttttaaattatttttgaccaTCTGCCAGAAGGCACCTTCacactgaaaatctcaaaattgagataatGGTGCTACAGTGTAGAGGAATGAGTTACTTGCAAATTAATCTTGACATGATTTTTATGAGGCTATATTACTATGTTATAACAGAATCACATGCTGAATATGGGGAGCTGAACGAGGGAGTCATCGATCCATTGATGAGTGGTGCCCTGAATTCTACGCAAGATGCTCAAATGAGGATCGGCGTTCAGCAGTTATCagtttgtctgaactatttgaATACATTTGATACAAATGTGGATGACACAgactcaaaattacaaaatttcaaatgtcgAGCAACAACCAATGACTCccatattcagcgtgtgattttGGTTTTATGGAAGTTATGAAGATCTGCTCATGTAGATGTAGAGGATGCCCTGCCAAATTGGGAATAAGGCAGAAAATGAGGAGATCTGCCGAAGAAGCTCTGGCAAGAtcggcggttgggtgtcgcagagcgcacaaaAGTGCTGTAAGAGTGACTTGTTAGTAGTAGTATGAAGATGTGCTGCTCACCACCATGATGTGCATCTCTGCTGCAATATTCAATGGTGCCATCGTGCGCTTGCTTGGGGTTTGGCTTGAACTCTTTTTCTGTCACCAAGCGAGTTGCCAAACCGTAATCGATCAGGAACACTTGATTTTCAACGCAGTTGGGCTGTCCGACCAAGATGTTCGTGCCCTTAATATCTCGATGGACAAATCCATTTGCATGCAGGTACTCTAAGATAttgatctgagaaaaaaaaacagatatgAAAATTGGAGAATTTATCAGGTTTGGGAGCAACAATTGTTACCTGAAAAAggtaataaataaaaacaaaaactgacTTATACGTcgaatttcgtaaaaaaaagtcaGACAAGTTTCGAGCATTGACCTATCATCAGTGTGATGATGAGCTTGTGTCCTAAACACTTTAAAAACTGTATTACAAAATctaaggagttttttttttggtttgatttttttacttacttaaTCGAGACAAGGTATGCATGGGAAACATGCATTAATAAAAGCGCATAATGAGCAGAGTTCaggataatttttgttttgttttattttttcttcgaagCAGACgggaggaaaataaattttagagtGACGAAACATACCAATACGTCTTTAACAACATTAAATTAGACAGTTACGTTGTGCAGTGTTACATCtcattttacatatttttttcttagtaGATCTAAGTACCTAATCATTCAATTGGGATAAATTTCTTCTGATGATTAGCTGACTTAAAACTTAAGAGTATTCTTTAGCTCATCTTAATTAGTGGATTCCATCTTTTGTTATAAAATGTTACTAGTCATTGAAAATTCTCCTTTTTTGTCGGTGGAgtcaaaaacaaaattcaacCTCAAACTTAGACAGCATTTAAAATCTGCTGAGCCATTACAAAATTTGGGGGTATGATTTCATATTCGGTGTTCAAGAGTTTGGCCCTGTGTTCAAAGGTAGCACCAAAGAACTGCGCGCCATGAACAGTTTTTTCTTTACTTGATGGTTGAAAAACTTTCGATTCCATCAAAGCATGCAACATTTGTGAGCAAATTCAGGCTCGAAATGTCAGAACTTAGAGGTACCTCTGTTGCCTGTCGGgtcatttgaaaagaaaaatttaattgtttatcTGCCAGGAtctcgagacgggaccgtgtctgTGAAAGAATTCGCCAGATGATGAAGGTTAAAagtgatatcgtgcacgacatCATGTCCATGCAGTTAAagtggtatggacatgtgcaaagaatttTGGAGGAGaagttgcccaaacaagttttggattgggtatcACCTTGGAGATGGTGACAGAGACATCCCATAAGGGGGTTGACGAAGAGATATTGCCcaataacctctgggaagataAGCACATGTGGCGTTCGGGCCTCGTAGAACGCTCAAGAGCGTTCTGGAAGCGACTTTcatggatgtacataattttttaatttggcGTTTGGCGCAAGTTCAGTTTTATTGATATTCAATCAATGCATAAGTACCTATTGCTGCAACTGAACAAATGGACAGAACAAATAGAAAAATACTGAATTATACTTACCAACTGTATTGAGATCTGAAGCACTGTTGATAGAGGAATGGACTTCTTATgtgctaaaaatattttatataagTCTTCTCCGAATTTTTCTGTGATCAGAAACCTGTATTTGGTAGCTTTGTACTCGTGGGTGCCTGAGCTTATGTATTTTGGAACTCCTAGATACTTCAGCTTTTTATCTTTGA is a window from the Bemisia tabaci chromosome 10, PGI_BMITA_v3 genome containing:
- the LOC109044430 gene encoding serine/threonine-protein kinase VRK1 isoform X2, producing MAGRGKKATGYAFPDPLPAGEVLKDFTKREWKIGASIGKGGFGEIYDVTCNNDPSKSKKPLYIAKIEPKENGPLFVEKTFYMKVAKEETIEKWIKDKKLKYLGVPKYISSGTHEYKATKYRFLITEKFGEDLYKIFLAHKKSIPLSTVLQISIQLINILEYLHANGFVHRDIKGTNILVGQPNCVENQVFLIDYGLATRLVTEKEFKPNPKQAHDGTIEYCSRDAHHGVASRRGDFEMLGYNILEWLGNPLPWVNIKAKPAVHAAKNKFMDEIPESLKNLPNVPDVIVQYFNLVSIMTHYEEPNYDLIRDLFSTELKALKVKDNRGFVFDSDTPVKKKKATEKRVLNTSKDSNNSAKENDDKPRRGRKVKKIAKDDTSQSADEVSVESQNHTPARKPRKKKSISPSKKWTNCPTMVASGVARPGTYVKRK
- the LOC109044430 gene encoding serine/threonine-protein kinase VRK1 isoform X1; the encoded protein is MTRDIFQSLGRCMFLAIECTSSVYVQLSLFTKFFCVQVLMAGRGKKATGYAFPDPLPAGEVLKDFTKREWKIGASIGKGGFGEIYDVTCNNDPSKSKKPLYIAKIEPKENGPLFVEKTFYMKVAKEETIEKWIKDKKLKYLGVPKYISSGTHEYKATKYRFLITEKFGEDLYKIFLAHKKSIPLSTVLQISIQLINILEYLHANGFVHRDIKGTNILVGQPNCVENQVFLIDYGLATRLVTEKEFKPNPKQAHDGTIEYCSRDAHHGVASRRGDFEMLGYNILEWLGNPLPWVNIKAKPAVHAAKNKFMDEIPESLKNLPNVPDVIVQYFNLVSIMTHYEEPNYDLIRDLFSTELKALKVKDNRGFVFDSDTPVKKKKATEKRVLNTSKDSNNSAKENDDKPRRGRKVKKIAKDDTSQSADEVSVESQNHTPARKPRKKKSISPSKKWTNCPTMVASGVARPGTYVKRK